The genome window TTTGGAATCTATTGGAGCAGGATATGCCCTCAGGACCAGTATCCATAGAGGACATATTTCCTGAAACCATCGGCGTTGAAGATGAGTTGAGAAACATCGTATCTAGCGGTTCAGGTACTTTTCATCTCCGTTACATCAAGCGGCAAAAGAATTTCATCCACCTGAACATTACTCCTGGTGAAGCTTCCCGGCATGCTGTCATAGCCATTGAAGATATTACGGAAGACTCGGTAAAACATCAGAGCATCACACAGAAAAAAAATGAAACATCCCTCTTAAAGCGGCAGCTAGAACTAAAAAATGAGGAGCTCAACAGGGCATACAGCAAACTGGATACGCTGATGAATACCATAAGGTCACAGAATCACCACCTGGAAACAGAAGTAAGAAGGCGGACAAAAGAGTTAAACGATTCCAGGTTTACCATTATCACCACTCTGGCCCAGGCTGCAGAATTTAGAGACATGGAAACAGGTGGACATATTTTCAGGATTGGCCGGTCCAGCGTCCTTTTGGGCAAGAAATATGGATTAACGAGCAAGGATTGTGAATCCCTCTTTTACTCCAGCCTGCTCCATGACCTTGGCAAGATAGGTATCCCCGATTCAATTCTCCTCAAACCGGGGCCACTGAATTCCCAGGAATGGGATCTAATGAGACAGCACACCACAATCGGCGCTTCCTTACTTTCCAATAGTGACCATCTTCTATTCTCATCTGCCAGGGATGTGGCCCTCTATCACCATGAAAAGTGGGACGGATCTGGATACCCGGCCGGACTTTCGGGGGAGCAGATACCTTTGATCGGAAGAATTTGCGCCATTGTTGACGTCTTCGATGCACTCATCTCTGCCAGACCATATAAAAAAGCCTTTTCTGTGGAATACGCCCTGAGTATCATTGAAAAAGGCTCCGGCAGTCATTTTGATCCCTCGTTGGTCAAGACTTTCAAGCTGGTACTCGATGATATTGTCAATTTACAGAATGATTCCATGGAAGAACTTGAGTTTCTGCTTCCTGATTTTGGTTCCTAATGGATACTAACCGGCTCATGAACCTGGAAGAAAAAATCCTATCCAGAATCAATTCATACAGCCTCATCATGTCTCTTGCCTCACCCGAAGACTCACAGACGATAGAAGATGCAAGAATCAAACATACCCAGGCGCTGAAGTATCCGGATTACGAAGGGATAAAGGCTGTGATTTCGCTCATAAAAGCCTATGCCCTGCTCTATGATGCAGGGGTATTCCCACCAGAAACGAAAAATCAAACAGCAGAACTTGTGGCGTATCTGATCTCTCTCATACCTCCCAAGAGAGAAACGGGCACCATACGGAAACGAAACATCAGTACATTGGGAGCCTCATTTATCAGGAACGGCTTCG of Oceanispirochaeta crateris contains these proteins:
- a CDS encoding HD-GYP domain-containing protein, which encodes MINILKHLNIYWEKLDSSLMIQPENRDFWNLLEQDMPSGPVSIEDIFPETIGVEDELRNIVSSGSGTFHLRYIKRQKNFIHLNITPGEASRHAVIAIEDITEDSVKHQSITQKKNETSLLKRQLELKNEELNRAYSKLDTLMNTIRSQNHHLETEVRRRTKELNDSRFTIITTLAQAAEFRDMETGGHIFRIGRSSVLLGKKYGLTSKDCESLFYSSLLHDLGKIGIPDSILLKPGPLNSQEWDLMRQHTTIGASLLSNSDHLLFSSARDVALYHHEKWDGSGYPAGLSGEQIPLIGRICAIVDVFDALISARPYKKAFSVEYALSIIEKGSGSHFDPSLVKTFKLVLDDIVNLQNDSMEELEFLLPDFGS